The window TTACTAAAATAACATTCTTTCTCTAACAATACAGCTATTATTCTACAAAACTAAAGATTGAAGAATGAAAAGTTATGAACCTGTTAAAGAGTTGAAGATTGAAGAATAAAGGTAAAAAATGAGGAAACCAGCAATCACACTTGAGAGTCGTCGGCGCCGAGGTCGTGAAGTCGCCATGACGTCGTTTCTATCGCACTCCCAGACAGCCAGACCATAGTCGCAGATCTAATTAGGTTTCTCGGTTCTCAGTTCTCTCTCACAACAGCCGATTTTCAGTACTTAGGTTTCTAATTACTAATTCCTATAGTGAAACTAGGGAAAGAGGGTAAGGAAGTTGGGCCTAGTCTTATTGGGCTAGAGAGTAGAGATACAATATTAAATTTTTGGGTTGGGCTGGGCAGTGTAGGAAgcatatgaattttttttaaaattcggtatttcggtataccgaaattttAAGATCCTAATACCGAGGACCGAACCgttataccgaaataccgaaaatttAATACTGAATTATACTGAAAtaccgaaaaaatcgaaaccgaaataccgaattaattcggtccggttcggaattcgattttttgaattttatgtccACCCCTAACAAGTATCATACTTGTGGATAATAATCACTTCCTAGGTTGCCACATAGGTTAATTAGTTGCTTGGTCATTTCATGTGTTGCCACAGGTCTTTTAGAATATAATTAATTAAggtttatccacttattagttaatcgggcaATGTCCTGTTATCCgaaaattaatcaattacccgcataatttaaaaattaccacaaattacttaaaatattactcactttccacataccttatacaccttactagcaCGGTCATGTAGTAtattgtatgacactagtccataaatatcgggtattttagctcggactatattttaccccaaaatgccaaactttcgACAAAAAATCGTTTTCttcgatattacttaccctcttaccttcacgaatttactcatcacttctaatctttataatccccaaataatattttccttggactgatgtcaattaccttacgacaaattcaacgtacaatattgcagggtgcaacatcatcataacttattactgcgaagcgtaacatcaccgtaatgtaatactacagggtgaaacactgtcgtaacttattactgcgaagcgtaacatcaccgtaatgtaatactgctgggtacAACACTGTCTAGGACGTAGCAGCAATCGTAATATATTattgcagagcataacatcgacgtaatactgcggggcgaAACACATGATCACCATATCATGCTCAAAATCAAAGgcaagttgaggtttccaaccgCGAGTTaaaaaatttcttgaaaaaatggttggaatctgaagaaaagACTGGGCTTTAAAATTAGATGATGCATTATAGGCGTATCAAACGGCTTTCAAAATGTCAATTGGAACATCTCCATATAGATTAGTCTTTGGAAAAGCTTACCATTTGCCCGTAGAATTAGAGCTTAAAGCTTTTGGGGCATTGAAAGCACTGAACTTTAATTTAACCTCTGCTAGTAAAAAGTGATTTATTCAGGTTAATGAATTGGAAGAACTGAAATTGGGAGCCTATGAAAATGctaaaattttcaaagaaaaaataaaaatatggcaTGACAAGTTGATCCGACCAAAGAGTTTCAAAAGTGGAGATCAGGTACTTATTTACAATAGCCGACTTTGGTTACTCCCAGGAAAATTAAAATCTAGATGGACAAGTCCTTACAATGTTATAGGTGTTACTCCATACGGGACAATTGAAATTCAGAAAAATGGAGGAGGCAAGTTTAAGGTAAATGATCACACGCTAAAATTATACTTTGGAAGACACTTTGAACAACATACATCGGTTACTTTGGTAGACTGATGAATTCTGCAATTAATAAGTCGAGCTGACGACGTTAAACTTAGAACTAAGATACAAAACTCGTAGTCATTGAGGGAGAAGCAATGGAGCCTCATAATCCCGACATAGATTTGGGTAATTAAATGCTTAATTAATTGATCTGGTCAATATCCAGGTTATTGCATAACCAGAAAATCTCATGAAGGCCTCTACAAAAACAGAGTCACTTGTACATGAGTAACTCCATGGTGATCGGTATGCCTATGTAACCGGTTGATTAACCATTTAATGAATCAATTAAAAATGTTGGCACAGGTAAATTTGTTGGTTTAAATTTAAACCAGGAACAAATGACTGATAAGGTCTTAAATTAACTAGTctattacatataaaaatatGTGTCGTCACACACTCTTTCAAgttttttcttttcaaacataATTTTTTTCAATTATGCCATATAACTTCcaagtttgtgattttatttttgtgaaGGTAAGAATGAGTATCTCCAAATTTGAGAAAGTATTGGAATTGAGAAGCATTATGATCTCAAAAGGTAGAATCAATAAAATTCTGCTAGAATTTGTCCCAAATGTCTGTCAAGCCGAAATTCTAAACAACACTATTTTTAGAATGAAATTAGGCTTTCTATTTGGTAGAAAGAATGCCACCTAAATGGAAATGGACAGTACTAAAAGTTTGgtataaaattagataaatattACTCCCTCTACTTCAATTTAGATGAAATAATTTAActcgacacggagtttaagaaaagaaaaaaaaaagacctttgaaacttgtgattttaaaagcttaagggatAAAAATTTGTGAGGTCatgatatttgtgtagttataaaaacttttcattaaaggtaaaatagataaaataaagagtttaaaattgaattacttccaaatttaaaaatatgtcGCTTATTTTGAAACAATAAAAGTGCCTATCTAAATCGAAACGCAGGAGTACCTAATACtaataatcaaataataaatgCAGTCCCAAAACAAAACGATCCCTGAAGGTCTCGCCATATAAACCGTTAAACGTATTATACCCTCTATTTTCATTGATATGAAATAGATCAACTCAGCAGTACACAAAAAAGAACGAAAATTATTGAAACTCTTGATCTTAAGCATACCATAATGATTATAAGACTTCTATAATTGTACTTTCAAatagtatattctaataattgTGTGGCTAAAAAAATTACTAGTGATAAAATAGAAATTGTTCCCAAATGTAAAAGCGCGATATTCTTTTTTAAACTAACattacataaattaaaacgaAAATAGGAATTAAACTCGCATAAGAGCCTTTTTTCCAGCGAAGCTCCAATATGAATTGGGAAAAAATTATACGTTAGAAAAATTGAGAAACCTCGTTATGCTTTGGTTAAATTTTAATATTTCAATTTATAAAGTTTTTTACTAAGTTAAGCATCggatgaaaataatataaaacatCTTTTATCCCCATCTCCCATTGTAACCACTAAAATATCCTAATAGTTGAAGATCGTTGTGGAATTCATTTTCAAGTGTGAATGGCATACAAGATGGGCAATAAATAGTacttatacaaaaatataatgaTAGTTTTGCCTTTTAATTATTGGAAGTTAGAAACTGAGACTAAACATTGATTAAAGCAATTGAACTGAAAGAACAGCACGCAGAATACTAAACAACTCAACAACAACCACCTAGTAAAATCCTACTGGGATATGGAAAGGATAGTGTGTACTCAAGCCTTACCCGTACCCCAAAagagtagagaggttatttccgaaagaccctcggctcaagaaaacaaaaagacaaaagaacaATATTAGTATCTCCACAAAAATcgtaagaaaaataggaacataaaatccaaaagaaagatgcaaagcaaaagcgataacTAGTAAATAGGTCCTACACTGAAAAGCAAAATAGTAAAACACAGCATTGTCACTAGCTAAATCAgaaaaaccctaccagactagtTTCACAAAGGTACAAAGGCAAGACTCATCTACACAACCCTAATACTCAACCTCCACATCTTCTTGTCAAGAATACTAAACAACTAATAATCAACAAATCACAACGCAATTGAACTAAAAGAACAGCACGCAGAGAACTAAAGCGCTCATAATCAACAAAAATCATTCTCCTCATAGTGAGAATTGCTTTCTATAAATGCATAATCAAACATCAGAAACGCTTTACAAAATTATTCTTTGTCGATTGTCATAACCGAGTTTGCCAATACGTACGTCTTTCAAAAGAAAGACTATATAACATTATAATTGTTTCAAAGATATAGATGTCATATCCAGTGCTTCAGGAAAGCTAATTTTTGGATgaagcatatttttgtaatttagtAAAATGATTATGACATGAGCTCCTTGTTTGGATAAGAGACGTGATATGGCTTATGAGCTCTTGACCGGAGAAAGGCTTACCCAATACACATTATATACATGTGCACACAGAAAATCTCCAGCCAGCATCTGCTGTTAATGCATCGCAAATACATTAACTACAAACAGCATCAAAAGCTGCATCGCAACAGCCAACCATCATCAGCACAACCAACACATCATCTACCAATCAGCCTCATCAAATTTCACGAACTAACTATAAGCTACAATGACGGTGGACAGccacatcatcatcatcatcatctgacaTCAACCTCACCATCCTTCTCTCGATCATAACTATAAAACCCAGCACGAGTTTGGTTATAAAGTTAGTACATCCATAAGGAACATACATTGCCTCAACATATAGAAGCAAAAGTTGTAAGCCAGCATATTGCAGAAAGTGTTTAAGAGGAATCCCTCTATATAATTTCAGCATCATGACTCATTTAAGTTCCCAACCATAGTACCATAACACTGAAAACTTAAGATAGCAAGCATGCACTATGTAGAGTACAGAAACATTAAACACCAGGAGACCAATCCTACCAAAATGTCAGCTAATACATTGCCTAGATATTGCATCACAGCTCGCATTCTGACACAGTCAGAAGACACAGCTAAAGTGGATGGACTTCATTAGCCCCCTCTCACAAAATGCCACCAGAAATTACTCCTGAAATGTACACAAataaaatagcataaatgctttaGCAAATAGATTTAGTCAGAGAAGTGGGATTGATCAGATCAAAGCTCAGCTTATCACCTCATCAGCACGAGGAGAAGGGCTTCGTGAATCCATTGCTCGACCAGGAGGGGATCGGCTTCGAGGAGTTGGAGAGCGTTCAATGTGACTGCGCTTCTCAGGGCTTTCTTTTTTAGGTGATAAGCTTCCACGAGGGGACTCTTTCCTGTAAGGACTGGGGCTACGCCGAGGTGGGGAGGCACTGCAACAAATTTCACTATAACTGCCTGATATAATGCAAAGACAAGACAATACAGGTCGTACATAATAGATAAAGTGAAAACCTGTCAAATGGACTCCTCCTATGGTGTTTTTTGTCACGTCCCCTGCCACGATCTCGATCATAGTCTGGACTTAAGCTGCGGCTCCTACTTCGACGGCGATAATCCCGTTCTCTCCGCTTATACCTATCACGCTCATAACGATCAACACTTCTGCTCCTACTTCTCCTGTATTCTCTATCTCTATAGTGATCATCGCGGTATCTGTTAAAGATGAAAACCAGCAAATTCATAAACCCAAGATCAATCACCAGGTGTACAATAAATGAAAAAAGCTGTTGGCAATTATTGAACCAACAATATTTCCGCAACTAAGAAACCAATCTGGAAGTAAAACACAGACAAGCTTCCCATAGTTCAGTTCCATGCGAGTTGTCTTAGCAACGCAGTATTCAACTAGCATTTTGAGCTCATAAGCTCAGTCTCCAGAAAAACTATACGAGATACATTCAACACGCCTCTTGCTTCACCATATAAACGGGCCAGACACTAGACGAGATCAGAAGTGGTGTTTGTTCCCTTTTTCCAAGTAAATTGTGTTTTCTGAACACCATACAGTTTTCTTCTCTGCTataagcatgtggtattttataAACATCGTATATGAAACAGCAATAGCAGAACCTAAAAGCTCTTCTCAATGAAGGATATACCATCAAATCTTAACTCTCTTTGCCTATAACATTTAGAGTTTCAGACTTGCCACATGATCCATATGACTTTAAGGCATCCGTTACACCAGAAACATCTCAGCTGTTTGACAATCCACACACCCTTCCCCCCAAGAAAAGATGATATCAAAGAAAGATAGAGGTAGAAACAGAGTGAGGAAAAGTACATGTGATAACCAAACAGGAGAAAAACATCTTAAAAAGTTTTACTTCAAgctaatttcagaaaataatcgAAAATAGAATACTGCAGAGCACCACCTATATAAAATACTTAGTATGATTCAATTCCGCTGTTGCAACTTTGTATTAGACATTATACGATAATAACTTGTGGTCAAATGTTATCGCAGAAAAAGGTTGATAGCACATTACACTTTCAGGAACTCTAAAGCAGGAAGGAATAAACAGAAGTCTGTATCCCTCTACcactccctttttttttttttttttgggggggggggggggacctctggatctagatCAAGCACAAAATTAGAATAGAAAAGAAACAAGAATAATAAAGAGAGCAAACAATGGTAATAACAGATAGGAGTTACTTGCTATCTAAACATGTTGGAAACACTTGGACGACTCCAACCCAACCAGATGCATGACCATTTTTTGCAAATTCAGTTTATCTAAGGAGTAATACTAACTCACATTCAGGGGTGGTTTGATATGTGGGATAAGGTAAAATAATCCCAGATTTAGATGCATGATTATTTTATCCTGCGTTTGGATGAATTTTTAAATATGGGATTAGCAATCCCGAGATTAATTAATCCCACAATTGGGTATAATTCTACCCCAGATTTGAGGGTAGGATAATAATCCAGGGATTAATCAATCCCGCGATACAAAGACTAAAGTGACAAAGATTCCCTTCTCCAAGGCTCTTCCCCAAAGTCGTTCAAACAATCCAaggttaaaattgaaaataaaagtttATCCCAACTTATCTAGTATACACCAAACACGTATATTATATCCCTTTTTTAGTTCAATGAACCAAATATCTTCCAATAAAAATATATTCATTAAATAATCCggtcattattttttttttgagaatggtaAATAATCCGGTCATTATTTAATTCCCGTATTATAATCCCATCATTATAATCCCTGAATAACTTGTTCCCTACCATACGGCCCCTCAATGTTACAAAGTGACTAGGCAAGATATAAATCGTAGCAGAATTAAAAGACAAATCAACAGCTATCAAATGAAGATTGCAGAACGGTGAGCTACTAATCATTCCCCCAACCACTTCAATCTTTCATCTCTGCATTGAGAAACTACATCCACACAACACTTACTTCTTCCCTCTTTCACATATTGATCATTGGATTCTAGTCCATCCAAAAATTGCTACGTTTGAAGTACATCCTGGAAATCTTGCTTGCTCACGGCATTGCCGCCTTATCGATTCCCGTTACTTCAACTGGACATCATACGGATAGAATTGTAACcccattttcttttatcttttcctttttacTCTTATTAATAACGTTATTTTGTTTACTTTATACTAGCTAAAAAGCAAAGAGAAGTAGTTGGAAAATACCGGTAAGGCTCATACTACAGAGTACCACTTCAACCTTATATTTTTTAAGATCCTAAATGGTCTGGCATGTCAACTGAAGTCTTAGAAACAGGCAAGGACAAGGTCCAAAATAATTGGAATAGATGATCACCGTGCCGAGGGTCTAGGGTCtgttggaaacaacctctctatcctcacacactaccctccccgaacccccccccccccccgggtgtgggataatactaggtatgttgttgttgttgtagatgaTCACCGTGCAAACAACAGCATCAGGTGAAACTCCAGTAACATGGCAAATATCTATATAAACGAACACACAGTAGGTTAAAGAACAGCATAGTAGGTACAGTTGGAAGGGTGACCTTCTACAAGGGCTTCTGCTTCTCGAGCTTCCTTTGATTCTTGAAACCTTCTCAATGATCCTCCCTTGCTGACTGAAACCAAACAAGGCATAAGATCAGAAGATAAGAAAAAAGCCCATAAACAAGTCATCAAGGAGCAAACATATTGAATTATCCCAGAGGAAAATTCCTTTAAGTAATACAAAAGAGAGGAAAGAGAACCATGCAATTCATCAAAGCCTCAAGTTGAATATGCACAATAGAAGATTTGAAGCAAGAGTTTAATATACTTGCAAAATGACCCAGTTACTCACATCCGTTCTGCATTTGGCCCATACTTGGCAAATTGAACTGCCATTTCCCGCCCGTCAACCACTCTTCCTGCCAAAAAAATTCATATAGTTCACAGCATTGTTACTTCACATGCAAAAAGAGAAAATAGTCAAAGTAGACCCTACATCAACAACTGTGATAGCTATCAATCATTAAGCGCACCCTATCTAACTACAACTAGATTTGCATCCACTAACTAATTCAGCCACTGTTATTGGAAACAAACAGTTTTATCGGTCTACTTGCTGAGAGGTCGATATGTGATTGATCATCGTAGTTCCAATAAATTGGCAACCCTAACCAGGGTTTGGCGGAAAACAAGTGCACCAGAAGAAAAAATAGCATATCCAGTCCCTCTAGCAGTCAGACAAGTTATTTGAGGTTACACCTGAAATCACATTACATCTACAATATATAGGGCAAAATTTTCTTTCAAGCAATGCCACATGTACAGAGTACTGAAACGTTTAAAGTTCAACTCAAAGTGGTGGCCAGAGGCATAGACATAATAAACTTAAAATGCAGAAATAAGTGAATCGGGTAATCTGCTATAAGAAGTAAAACCCTAGGTAGTTTCAAGTTTAAGAGAGTATTCTCAATTCATATTCACCAACCACCTTTGAATTTGGATGTAAAAAACTAACTGACATGTTGAACGTTGCATATAACATGAAGCAGGGATAAGTGGCAATTAGCATATAAAATGCAGTGCTTACAGTTTTTCACTTTCTGTAGGATGTTATAACTGTTTTCCCTTAATTTAGTCAAACTGCCATCATGCTTGAAAATTTTCTATCTTCTCACCATCGCAGCATTTTTCCATCCGCCACCCAAAACATCACAACAAACAGTCTGCTGGCTCATAATCTAAATTATAGCCACTAATGTCAGTCTGACATAGGCTTTTTCTTTCTCAGATATATAACCAGCCCCATAGTAGTTTACTCAAAAAAAATGCTCTACTAGCTTACAACAGGATTTTCAGAACACCACACAAAGAAAATTAACTGTATATCCAAAGCACAACTTCAAAAAGAATTTGGCAAAGTACCATCCAGCCTATCCACAGCCTTCTGTGCTTCATCTGCATACTTGTAACGAACAAATGCAAACCCACGTGACTCACCAGTCCTGTTACAAGAGCAAGATAACTATAGATCAGTGACAAGGAGCGTTAAGAAACAGATAAGAGTTCAGGAACCACGCTCATAATTATTTGTCCTGTTCATAATAGCAACATATAGAAGTGCACATGTACTGAGTCGCACAGAGCTTTTGAAATGTAATATGTTTTTCTCATACGTTGCAATAGTTTTGCAGTGTAATTCTTGTAGTCATCACGATGTGTCACAACATAAGGCAAAAATTCTTTTGGCATATTATAAAATAACAGTTTGAAAATTCAAGCTCATTCGTAATTTTATATCCACTGAAGAAATGCTAAGAAAAAGCAACTTGAAACATGTTTTAACTTTCCCTCTTTTTTATAAGATTACACAAACAAATGGCTAAAATTGTCACTAGAAAGACCTTCAACATCCTCTTGTTATCTTACAAAACATTACAGTTAGTgcgcgtttggacataagaattgtaaaattccaaaaaacatggTGAaaaaaagttgtgtttggacatgaatataattttgggttgtttttgaagttttgtgagtgatttgagtgaaaattttgaaaaatagctttttagagtttttcaaatttttgaaaattttcaaaatgcatctagtgaaaattggaaattttattaacaaacgctgatttcggaAAAAGTGAACACTTTTtggaaaaaagagaaatttcttatgtccaaacgggatCTTAATGTACTCTGAATACTCAATTACTTGAGTAAGCGGTCCTAAAAAGAGCATAATGGATAAGAGTAATTTCAAAGAACATTGTATACCTAACAAATTCCAGATTAAGACCTACTTaatgaataattatttttctGGCGAATAACAACACAGTTAGTTATCCTGTACAGAACATAAAACTCTTTGTTTTTTCCTCCTCTAGGGAAAAAAAATCCATCATTTCTAAGGAATAAAGCCGCAAGTAAAATTAAGGGGAGGAAAGGCAAAGAGGGGTTTTAGAACCTTCTGTCTCGCGGAATGAAGATATCGACAACCTTCCCGTACTTGTCGAAAAGAGGATACAGATCATCGGCTGTGGTACCTGTTACAAAAAAAAACAGTTAAACAATTTACtaacaaaatcaagaaaaaaaaaacaaatagagCGAAATCTCAAGGGGGAAAAACAGGAATAGGAGAAAAGCTTACGGAATGTGATGTTGAGGACGAGAAGAGAGTAAGTATCGGTGATGTCCGGAGGTCCAGTTCTTCCGAAGTGCGACATTTTTCTCCGGCGTTCTCTGCGTCGCTCGCTCGAATAGGGTTTCGTGAGCCTGTTGATTTTTGGGAGAATGAAATATATGTTGGAGTTCAAGAACCTTCTAGTTTCACCAAAGTGTGACAAATGGACCAAACTTATGTCAAATTATGATTTAAGTTATTTGGTCAGTGTGTAAATACCTTTAAAATCTATTAAACCTATATAAATAGTTATTATTATTAGAAAAAAAACGTATACACAAAAAAAGACTAACGTTTTTCAAATCTGAataattctattttctttttcgaTATCATTTTTGGTGGTATCATTGGAACCTGAAAATAGCTAGGGACCAAAATAATAACTTATATTATGGCAAAATATGAAGGACTTTTTGGATACGGCTTGAACATTATTTGTTatgttcttatttttcaaaaaaaaattaaaattttaatttctaaaactttatatttTAATAGTAATTATAtgtataatgatgcaagtgaagatattatccttaattaaaaatatactttaatcggctatctaaaaatttaaatgattctttagcTAGTAAAATTTTCAACTCAAAATTTATTTAGTTTCAAACTCGAATATCATATCAATTAGTTAGGAATAGGGTCTATCATATCAATTAGTTAGGAATAGGGTTTTTAGAAAGACATAGACAGCGtacagaggcggatctaggatttctgGTATATGGGTACACTACAAAAAAAAGGGAGACAAAAATATATTTAGGAGGGATTGATCCTTATACCTCTTGGTAAATAACTCAATTTTCAACCAAGTACATCATTCAACATTCTTGGAGCATGGGTGTCAACACTAAATATTATaccaattttagaaaatatgtaCATGAAATATCTAATTTTACAGAAAGACCATGGGTTCACGCACCCCATAATTAAGCCTATAAATCCGCCCCCGACAATGTAAACTAAAAAGATAGAATTCTAAAATATTCTTTTATTATAATCTATTAATTTGAGTTTAAAGAAATATCAATGAGATCAACTTCCAAATTTTTTATATTCAACATATACGGAAGAAAAAAAATCGTTGCAATCCCTTATCCCCTGCTTTTTAAATTTCCCATACATTTGTCtgttttttgttttcttatttattctttcctttacttgaaaaaatcaatttatttctactataaaaggatgagttatAATAGAAATTTCCTCCATAAAATTTGTATTTGTATTTTTAATGTTTGGTtgaaattctttcatattttttttagcTTTATCGAATTAACCTGAATAGGTGCTCACCCTACTGCTCAATTGATTAAAAAAGTAAAggatgtataatttatatatgtacaaagaaaaattatgtgTAATTAGTGTATCATCCTTGTATAAAAGATAAGCAGTATATTCGAACGCGTATTTTATGTAAAGATTCCTTAAGATTTGAGTGACCTGATCTTATCCACGATATGACTTCTCTTATAATAATTCAAAAAATCTTTACTAAAATTCATAAATgtcttattcttttatttttaaaatggtactatatttttagaaaacatctcatttcgattttttttacatttttttaaatatttcacgtcatatcaggtattttttaaaaatatgttgTTTGTTACACTTGAAAATTGATTTAGAATACTGTTAATTAGAAGACAGAATTTCATTAAAATTCGAGAAGAAAACCTTTTCATATAATCTAATGACTCAAAATTAAGATTCTTCaacagaaacaaagaaaaagtTTGAACTCAAAATTAATGTTCTTCGAAATTAATAGCTTTACGTTGAACTTTTCAATTTGAAGGGATTTATCtatttattaatttattaattcaaataaagtaaccaattaattcaaaatttaaaattcataagttttttttagTTAGAAAGGTAGTTTGTTTTGTCTTAATAATGCTACTTGATTTTTTGTGATTATGTCACTTGTCTTAATACGGTGCTTCTCTTCCCCTTTTattatagatagatagatagatagatagatagatagatagatagatagatagatggATGGATGGATAATTACGCCGAACTTGatgatatatatatttattttatattatatagaaGAGCCAAGATGGTCGACCAAGGGTAAAGTTGTAATTTCATTATTTGCTTTATTAGTTTCGCCTAATCTATTCTGCATCATACTTCACATGTCTTTTTAGTTCAACACTCGCAACATAATTCTTGAAAGAATTCTTTCGTCTTTGTTATCCCAGCATACAACATAAATTCAGGAAATCATCTTTCACTTCATCTCTTTTCAGTTTTCAGAATGCTTTCATAGATTGCAATAATAGTTTTCCTTCATCTTTTCAGATATCTAAACAATCTCAGATATGATCCTCTTTCAAATTTTGCCCTAATTTTCTTCGAGTTCTCACAATTTCATGGCTAAAATTGTTATTATTCTATTTATGTAGTGCGAAAGATTGAAACTTaaagttgaaaaatgaaagaagaaacaaaaatgaaGGATTCTGATGCTCCACTAATTCTTTTATCTGCTATTTGCTTCTTTACATCTTTACTTTTCCTTTTTGCTAAATATATATTGTTTCAGATGAATAATTGTAGCTTTAGCGAAAAGAATGCTTTTCAAATTTATTGGCACTATTCCTACTTTATTTATCTAGACGAAATTTGACACTACTTCTATGATTAAATACCTGCAGG of the Nicotiana tabacum cultivar K326 chromosome 7, ASM71507v2, whole genome shotgun sequence genome contains:
- the LOC107763625 gene encoding uncharacterized protein LOC107763625 isoform X2; translation: MSHFGRTGPPDITDTYSLLVLNITFRTTADDLYPLFDKYGKVVDIFIPRDRRTGESRGFAFVRYKYADEAQKAVDRLDGRVVDGREMAVQFAKYGPNAERIQQGRIIEKVSRIKGSSRSRSPCRRYRDDHYRDREYRRSRSRSVDRYERDRYKRRERDYRRRSRSRSLSPDYDRDRGRGRDKKHHRRSPFDSASPPRRSPSPYRKESPRGSLSPKKESPEKRSHIERSPTPRSRSPPGRAMDSRSPSPRADEE
- the LOC107763625 gene encoding uncharacterized protein LOC107763625 isoform X1, encoding MSHFGRTGPPDITDTYSLLVLNITFRTTADDLYPLFDKYGKVVDIFIPRDRRTGESRGFAFVRYKYADEAQKAVDRLDGRVVDGREMAVQFAKYGPNAERIQQGRIIEKVSRIKGSSRSRSPCRRYRDDHYRDREYRRSRSRSVDRYERDRYKRRERDYRRRSRSRSLSPDYDRDRGRGRDKKHHRRSPFDSASPPRRSPSPYRKESPRGSLSPKKESPEKRSHIERSPTPRSRSPPGRAMDSRSPSPRADEVIS